The following are from one region of the Balneolaceae bacterium genome:
- a CDS encoding thiamine pyrophosphate-binding protein, translating into MNVSEQLLSILENEGVKHIFGVAGDALNPLVVALGKQDKVKWIKMKHEGNASFAAFAQGELNENIGVCASTVGPGALHLVNGLYNAKKERSPVLAITGQVPVEHLGTNYHQEVDLTKVFDDICEYQAIIRSPEEAPRVILRAMRIAINNKCVCRVELPADIAEMKAENKDFVHNVFRSKSTVTPPDDLLEEAVELINEADKIGILAGAGCRSSREEVLQFAEKLKAPITHTVRASDIFDHNSENVVGLTGLIGNPSGYKAVMGCDLLIMLGTDFPYTKFLPEKTKTIQVDIRPGNIGNRTSVTLGIHSDIIHVVRYLNEKCMPKRDDTFVKKLNREFIEWKQHNCETSDGEKDFKILHPQIVAREISDIASDDAIFVIDTGTSAIWSTNFMNFHSGRRIIGSFNHGSMAVGLPAAIGAQLQFPEREVWALVGDGAFNMSLQDLSTAVEYNLPIKIVVMNNEELGFVKIEMEEAGMAPNYDALAVKNFDFGDFAKMLGGESTDVKEVKDIIPAIKKAKNSDKTFIINAHTAPGELSLPPQIEFEQAKNFGISKIKEVIQAIKGDKRSWDNIKNEIGALLDKGK; encoded by the coding sequence ATGAACGTATCGGAACAACTATTAAGCATCCTCGAAAATGAAGGCGTAAAACATATTTTTGGTGTGGCCGGTGATGCCTTAAATCCACTTGTTGTGGCACTCGGTAAACAAGACAAGGTTAAATGGATTAAGATGAAGCACGAAGGCAATGCCTCCTTTGCTGCTTTTGCTCAGGGTGAATTAAATGAAAATATTGGCGTTTGCGCCAGTACCGTAGGTCCGGGAGCGCTGCATCTGGTCAATGGTTTGTACAATGCTAAAAAGGAGCGGTCTCCGGTATTAGCTATTACGGGGCAAGTACCTGTAGAACATCTCGGAACCAATTACCATCAGGAAGTAGATTTGACCAAGGTTTTTGATGACATTTGTGAATATCAGGCCATTATCCGTTCTCCTGAAGAAGCTCCGAGAGTTATTTTACGGGCAATGCGTATTGCCATTAATAATAAATGTGTGTGCCGGGTTGAATTACCTGCCGATATTGCTGAAATGAAAGCCGAGAACAAAGATTTTGTACATAACGTATTTCGATCAAAATCCACGGTTACACCGCCCGATGATCTATTGGAAGAGGCTGTCGAGCTTATCAATGAAGCGGATAAGATAGGTATTTTAGCCGGGGCGGGCTGCCGTTCTTCACGCGAAGAAGTGCTACAATTTGCAGAGAAATTGAAAGCTCCAATTACCCACACCGTAAGAGCTTCAGATATTTTTGATCATAATAGTGAAAATGTAGTTGGCCTGACCGGGCTCATAGGAAATCCGTCCGGTTATAAGGCTGTGATGGGTTGTGACCTTTTAATTATGCTGGGGACAGACTTTCCTTACACTAAATTTTTACCGGAAAAAACAAAAACCATCCAGGTGGACATCCGGCCCGGAAATATCGGGAACCGTACATCAGTTACGTTGGGCATTCACAGCGACATCATACATGTAGTTCGTTATTTGAACGAGAAATGTATGCCTAAACGAGATGATACATTCGTCAAAAAACTAAACCGGGAATTTATAGAGTGGAAGCAGCATAATTGTGAAACTTCGGATGGAGAAAAAGATTTTAAAATCCTCCATCCTCAGATAGTGGCTCGCGAAATTAGCGATATTGCTTCAGATGATGCCATATTTGTAATTGATACCGGGACCTCAGCTATTTGGTCTACCAATTTCATGAATTTTCATTCGGGGCGAAGAATCATCGGTTCCTTTAACCACGGGTCTATGGCCGTGGGCTTGCCCGCGGCGATCGGAGCACAATTGCAATTTCCGGAACGTGAAGTCTGGGCACTGGTGGGTGATGGAGCGTTTAATATGTCACTACAAGATTTATCAACGGCTGTTGAATACAATTTGCCGATTAAGATCGTGGTGATGAATAATGAAGAGCTTGGCTTTGTGAAGATAGAGATGGAAGAAGCGGGAATGGCCCCGAATTATGATGCACTTGCTGTTAAAAATTTCGATTTTGGAGACTTTGCAAAAATGCTTGGGGGAGAAAGCACGGATGTGAAAGAAGTAAAAGATATCATTCCAGCGATAAAAAAAGCCAAAAATTCCGACAAAACATTTATCATCAATGCACACACTGCTCCCGGGGAGTTGTCCTTACCTCCGCAGATTGAATTTGAGCAAGCCAAAAATTTTGGTATATCAAAAATTAAGGAAGTCATTCAAGCAATAAAAGGTGATAAAAGATCATGGGACAATATTAAAAATGAAATTGGTGCACTTTTAGATAAAGGGAAATGA
- a CDS encoding SDR family oxidoreductase, with product MELSNKKILITGGSAGIGKALVKEFSEREVTDIAVMGRTREKLDELEKEFPSVQFLKIQGDVSQLKDIKDAANTVKEEWGALDILVNNAGVVSAGLLEEISDEDIVNQINVNLTGLVFMTKYFLPLLKESREGAIVNISSGYGYLGMPFYSVYAATKAAVKHFSEAMRRELAETPIHVMTVYPTSTNTPMMESATVDAEDMDTPEEVAQASIEGLLNKEIDVILGGQKRLDDIRLNFEEPLEMDKKAEKAFESLKKRAEHHRAM from the coding sequence ATGGAATTATCAAACAAAAAAATTCTGATTACCGGAGGAAGTGCCGGTATAGGAAAAGCCTTGGTTAAAGAATTTTCCGAAAGAGAAGTCACCGACATTGCCGTGATGGGAAGAACCCGGGAAAAACTGGATGAATTGGAAAAAGAATTTCCCTCGGTACAATTTCTAAAAATTCAGGGAGATGTATCTCAACTGAAGGATATAAAAGATGCGGCAAATACCGTAAAAGAAGAATGGGGTGCTCTGGATATTTTGGTCAATAACGCCGGAGTGGTTAGTGCCGGATTACTGGAGGAGATCAGTGATGAAGATATCGTAAATCAGATCAATGTTAATTTGACCGGGTTGGTTTTTATGACAAAGTATTTTCTGCCCTTGCTTAAAGAAAGCCGGGAAGGAGCCATCGTAAATATTTCTTCAGGGTATGGATATCTTGGCATGCCGTTCTACAGTGTCTATGCAGCCACCAAAGCAGCAGTAAAACACTTTTCGGAAGCGATGCGAAGAGAACTGGCGGAAACTCCTATTCATGTTATGACCGTCTATCCCACTTCAACAAATACTCCCATGATGGAATCGGCTACAGTCGATGCTGAGGATATGGATACGCCCGAAGAGGTTGCACAGGCTTCCATAGAAGGACTGCTTAATAAGGAAATTGATGTGATTCTGGGAGGCCAAAAGCGATTAGATGATATCCGGCTAAATTTTGAAGAGCCGCTTGAGATGGATAAAAAAGCGGAAAAGGCGTTTGAATCATTAAAGAAACGGGCTGAGCATCATCGTGCGATGTGA
- a CDS encoding carboxymuconolactone decarboxylase family protein codes for MPFIEVIEPEEAAGSLKEIYDDLIQSRGKLAMVHKIQSLNPESITAHMDLYMKVMFGKSPLKRAQREMMAVIVSAVNQCEYCQLHHGEALNHYWKDDEKVEQLRKDYNKLNLSEADLELCKLAENLRYIHTPSMKKAISNHLKNLDSQIEPSWMQP; via the coding sequence ATGCCATTTATTGAAGTCATTGAACCGGAAGAAGCCGCAGGTTCCTTAAAAGAAATTTACGACGATCTGATCCAGAGCCGGGGAAAATTGGCGATGGTGCATAAGATTCAGAGCCTGAATCCCGAGAGCATCACTGCTCACATGGATCTTTATATGAAAGTGATGTTTGGGAAGTCTCCTCTCAAACGTGCTCAGCGTGAAATGATGGCTGTGATAGTTTCAGCGGTAAATCAGTGTGAGTACTGTCAGTTGCACCACGGAGAGGCTCTGAATCATTATTGGAAGGATGATGAAAAAGTTGAACAGCTTCGAAAGGATTATAATAAATTGAATCTTTCTGAAGCCGATCTTGAACTCTGTAAACTGGCCGAAAACTTACGGTACATCCACACGCCCTCAATGAAGAAAGCGATATCAAACCACTTAAAAAACTTGGACTCTCAGATAGAGCCATCCTGGATGCAACCTTAG
- a CDS encoding MerR family transcriptional regulator — protein MIEEKLNTMKYQNTTTFKIGEVAKRANVNKETVRYYEKRKLIPKPDRRRSGYRIFTQRHIDQIRFIKRAQELGFTLSEIKELLELRMDKNTTCSEIKSEAQEKYRDVAEKIEDLQRIKNTLLELIDSCAGEGPKGECPILGALEGENKTGEELR, from the coding sequence ATGATTGAAGAAAAACTGAATACGATGAAGTACCAAAATACAACCACATTCAAAATTGGGGAAGTGGCAAAACGCGCGAATGTCAATAAGGAAACGGTCCGCTATTATGAAAAAAGAAAGCTGATCCCCAAACCCGATCGCCGCCGGTCCGGCTATCGTATTTTTACCCAGCGGCATATCGATCAAATCCGGTTTATCAAACGGGCCCAGGAGCTGGGTTTTACCCTGAGCGAAATTAAGGAGCTTCTGGAGCTTCGAATGGATAAAAACACAACCTGTTCGGAAATTAAAAGCGAAGCGCAGGAAAAATACCGTGATGTCGCCGAAAAAATTGAAGATCTGCAACGGATCAAAAATACGCTTTTGGAGTTGATTGATTCTTGTGCGGGTGAAGGACCAAAAGGAGAATGTCCTATTCTCGGCGCATTGGAAGGAGAAAATAAAACGGGTGAAGAGTTGCGGTAA
- a CDS encoding metalloregulator ArsR/SmtB family transcription factor gives MNKQTCIREVADLNQINRCIETIQEVDSSIITLTNILKLAGNDVRLKILYLLHKETSLCPCDLSDILDMTVPAISQHLRKLKDGGLVAAERDGQTIFYSITEPYQKLLKPIFDQIKENHVLEVLAA, from the coding sequence ATGAACAAACAAACCTGCATTCGGGAAGTTGCCGATTTAAATCAAATCAATCGTTGTATTGAGACGATACAGGAAGTGGATTCGTCGATCATCACCCTGACAAATATTTTAAAACTGGCCGGAAATGATGTGCGACTCAAAATATTGTATCTGCTTCACAAGGAAACCTCTTTGTGTCCGTGTGACCTGAGTGACATACTGGATATGACAGTCCCAGCTATTTCTCAACATCTCAGAAAACTAAAAGACGGTGGCCTGGTTGCTGCCGAGAGAGACGGGCAAACCATTTTCTATTCCATTACGGAACCGTATCAGAAATTATTAAAACCCATTTTTGATCAAATAAAAGAAAATCATGTATTGGAGGTTTTAGCCGCATGA
- the merTP gene encoding mercuric transport protein MerTP, giving the protein MKNEKQSKNDKTLLSAGLGIAFIASLCCITPVFAFLAGIGGIASVFSWMEPVRPYLIGLTVLLLVFAWYQKLKPRTQEEIECACEEDEKPSFWQSKAFLGVVTVISVLLLAFPYYSNAFFPDSDQQEVVYVTPDQVETVTFNIEGMTCAGCEATVDNAARTVDGVVEVKASYKEHSAEITYLKDKTTRATIIAAINKTGFTVDEDKTQN; this is encoded by the coding sequence ATGAAAAATGAAAAGCAATCCAAAAACGACAAGACTTTATTAAGTGCCGGACTGGGTATCGCTTTTATCGCTTCTCTATGTTGCATCACCCCTGTGTTTGCATTTCTTGCGGGTATTGGCGGCATCGCTTCGGTATTCTCATGGATGGAACCGGTTCGTCCTTATTTAATTGGACTGACCGTTTTGTTGCTGGTCTTTGCCTGGTATCAAAAACTCAAGCCGCGTACCCAGGAAGAAATAGAATGCGCTTGTGAAGAGGATGAAAAACCATCTTTTTGGCAATCGAAAGCTTTTCTTGGAGTGGTTACGGTAATTTCAGTATTACTATTGGCCTTTCCCTATTATTCAAATGCTTTCTTCCCGGATTCCGATCAACAAGAAGTGGTATATGTAACCCCTGATCAGGTAGAAACCGTCACTTTCAATATAGAGGGAATGACTTGTGCCGGCTGTGAAGCTACGGTTGATAATGCTGCCCGAACGGTGGATGGTGTTGTTGAAGTGAAGGCTTCCTACAAAGAGCATTCAGCTGAAATCACTTATTTGAAGGACAAAACCACCCGTGCAACCATTATTGCTGCCATTAACAAAACCGGATTCACTGTGGATGAGGACAAAACCCAAAATTAA
- a CDS encoding GDCCVxC domain-containing (seleno)protein, with the protein MINVTLESTLTCPNCGEKVTETMPTDSCQFFWQCPNCEEVAKPKQGDCCVFCSYGSVACPPVQQEKNCC; encoded by the coding sequence ATGATTAATGTAACACTCGAATCAACCTTAACCTGCCCGAATTGTGGGGAAAAAGTAACCGAAACCATGCCCACAGACTCCTGCCAGTTTTTTTGGCAATGCCCTAATTGTGAAGAAGTGGCTAAACCAAAACAAGGCGACTGCTGTGTATTTTGTTCCTATGGTTCTGTTGCATGTCCACCGGTACAACAAGAAAAAAACTGCTGCTGA
- a CDS encoding mercury resistance system transport protein MerF, whose product MSKLDFIKRNKYTKAGFWSALIAGVCCFTPLLVWGFAFAGIAAYTAYIDFVILPIFFVGLAVFAFGYYKYKKGEQSKSVADS is encoded by the coding sequence ATGAGTAAATTGGATTTTATTAAACGGAACAAATACACCAAAGCAGGATTTTGGTCAGCACTCATTGCCGGAGTATGCTGCTTTACCCCACTGCTGGTTTGGGGCTTTGCCTTTGCCGGGATAGCCGCATATACGGCTTACATCGATTTTGTAATCCTCCCGATCTTTTTTGTGGGGCTTGCTGTTTTTGCATTTGGCTACTATAAATACAAAAAAGGGGAGCAGTCCAAATCAGTAGCAGATTCTTAG
- a CDS encoding NAD(P)/FAD-dependent oxidoreductase, which translates to MTSQTFDLIVIGTGSGGSVTAGKCVKEGLNVAQIDALPFGGTCALRGCDPKKVLVGAAELLDWNHRMMGNGITSKASINWQDLMQFKHSFTEPVPEKREKGMNKVGISPIHGEASFVDEKTIKVNGDQYTAEHFLIATGAIPAPIPIDGFEHLTSSTEFLELDQLPQTIIFVGGGFISFEFANIAARAGSDAHIIHRGKQPLENFDEDLVQIVLEKAEETGVQVHLESEVTAIQKTHDGVLVKATSNGSQLELRGGIAVHGAGRIPNIEVLQLDKAGVKFSRSGIEVNDYLQSVSNPNIYAAGDVAATDGLPLTPVAGFESHMVASNILEGNHKKANYPAQPTVVFTIPPLAMVGLTEKQAKDQGYDIKVKFDETGDWYSYKRTNESHTAYKTIINKENGQLLGAHILGDKSEEIINLFAMAMNQQMKAVKLKQMIYAYPSHASDIPYMV; encoded by the coding sequence ATGACTTCTCAAACTTTCGATCTTATCGTAATCGGAACCGGATCGGGCGGATCTGTAACAGCCGGTAAATGTGTCAAAGAGGGGTTGAACGTAGCCCAGATTGATGCACTTCCCTTTGGTGGAACCTGTGCCCTGCGCGGATGCGATCCCAAAAAAGTATTGGTGGGAGCAGCAGAACTGCTTGACTGGAATCACCGCATGATGGGAAACGGCATCACGTCTAAAGCTTCCATCAACTGGCAAGACCTCATGCAGTTCAAGCACTCCTTTACCGAACCGGTACCTGAAAAACGTGAAAAAGGCATGAATAAAGTGGGCATCAGCCCCATTCACGGAGAAGCGTCTTTTGTAGATGAGAAAACTATCAAAGTAAACGGTGATCAATACACGGCCGAACATTTTCTGATTGCCACCGGAGCTATCCCGGCTCCCATACCCATTGATGGTTTTGAACATCTTACCAGCAGCACCGAGTTCCTGGAACTTGATCAACTGCCCCAAACCATCATTTTTGTGGGCGGTGGATTTATTTCTTTCGAGTTTGCAAATATCGCTGCCAGAGCCGGAAGTGATGCACATATTATCCATCGTGGAAAACAGCCTCTTGAAAATTTTGATGAAGACCTTGTTCAAATAGTTCTTGAAAAGGCAGAAGAAACCGGCGTTCAGGTTCATCTGGAATCTGAAGTCACAGCTATTCAAAAAACGCATGATGGGGTTTTGGTAAAAGCAACATCCAATGGCTCTCAACTGGAGCTGCGTGGGGGAATCGCTGTTCACGGGGCGGGACGGATTCCAAATATTGAAGTACTTCAACTGGATAAGGCAGGAGTTAAGTTTTCCCGGAGCGGCATCGAAGTAAACGATTATTTACAAAGCGTCAGTAATCCCAACATTTATGCCGCCGGGGATGTAGCAGCTACCGATGGATTGCCTCTGACCCCCGTCGCCGGGTTTGAATCACATATGGTGGCCTCTAATATTCTGGAGGGAAATCATAAAAAAGCCAACTACCCCGCACAACCGACTGTTGTCTTTACCATCCCTCCGCTTGCCATGGTGGGCTTAACCGAAAAACAGGCAAAAGACCAGGGATACGATATAAAAGTGAAATTTGATGAGACTGGCGACTGGTATTCCTATAAACGTACCAATGAATCTCATACCGCGTACAAAACCATCATCAATAAAGAAAACGGGCAGCTTTTAGGTGCTCATATTCTTGGTGACAAATCTGAAGAAATAATCAACCTATTTGCCATGGCTATGAATCAGCAAATGAAGGCTGTAAAATTAAAGCAGATGATCTACGCGTATCCTTCGCACGCTTCGGATATTCCGTACATGGTTTAA
- a CDS encoding methyltransferase domain-containing protein: MHTTSKLNNVKEYYGKILQNSSDLKTSACCTTESLPHYQKEILELIEDQILTRFYGCGSPIPLGLEGRTVLDLGCGTGRDAFLAAKLAGPEGHVIGIDMTEEQLEVAKRNTSKQMAAFGFDESNVSFRTGYIEDLVTAGIEDNSVDVVISNCVINLSPDKRQVFSEIFRVLKPGGELYFSDVFADRRIPKELQNDPVLYGECLAGAMYTEDFRRMLREYNCPDYRVVSQSKITLDDPEIEEKAGMINFYSMTIRAFKLKSLEDICEDYGQVAVYNGTIPHAPHRFELDDHHIFETGKPMLVCGNTAAMLEETRFADHFTISGDRSVHYGAFDCGDSISFSSGENAEGSCC, translated from the coding sequence ATGCATACTACTTCAAAACTCAATAACGTAAAAGAATACTACGGAAAAATACTTCAAAACAGCAGTGATTTAAAAACCAGTGCCTGCTGTACAACAGAGTCACTGCCGCATTATCAAAAAGAGATTCTGGAACTGATCGAAGATCAAATTTTAACCCGTTTTTATGGCTGTGGTTCTCCTATTCCTCTTGGACTGGAAGGAAGAACCGTGCTTGATCTCGGATGCGGAACGGGCAGAGATGCTTTTCTGGCGGCAAAATTGGCAGGCCCGGAAGGCCATGTCATCGGTATCGATATGACGGAGGAGCAGCTTGAGGTAGCCAAACGAAACACCAGCAAACAGATGGCCGCATTTGGTTTTGATGAATCCAATGTCTCCTTCAGAACCGGTTATATCGAAGATCTGGTTACTGCAGGGATCGAAGATAACTCCGTGGATGTGGTGATCTCAAACTGTGTGATCAATCTGTCCCCCGATAAGCGACAGGTTTTTTCTGAAATATTCAGAGTTTTGAAACCGGGCGGGGAACTCTATTTTTCAGATGTGTTTGCAGATCGCAGGATTCCCAAAGAGCTGCAGAATGATCCGGTTTTGTATGGCGAGTGTCTTGCGGGAGCGATGTACACCGAAGATTTCCGGCGGATGCTGAGAGAGTACAACTGCCCTGATTACCGGGTGGTCAGCCAATCCAAAATTACTCTCGACGATCCCGAAATTGAAGAAAAAGCCGGTATGATCAATTTCTATTCCATGACTATTCGTGCATTTAAACTTAAAAGCCTGGAAGATATCTGCGAAGATTACGGTCAGGTGGCCGTCTATAACGGAACCATTCCGCACGCACCACACCGTTTTGAGCTGGATGATCACCACATTTTTGAAACCGGGAAACCGATGTTGGTCTGCGGAAATACGGCTGCCATGCTGGAAGAAACCCGCTTTGCTGATCATTTCACCATTAGCGGCGACCGTTCGGTACATTACGGGGCTTTTGATTGTGGAGATTCTATCAGTTTTTCAAGTGGAGAAAACGCAGAGGGGAGTTGTTGTTGA
- the ytxJ gene encoding bacillithiol system redox-active protein YtxJ, whose product MKLFNLFKRKRTDQNPEHRSVWKTFSDPDEIRTLLEKSKDRPQLIYKHSNRCSVSFITKDELDSNAEKMNQFADLYIVDVIRQRDISNAVTSLLKIRHESPQALLIKDENIVWKGSHWEVNSQEILSCLKQ is encoded by the coding sequence ATGAAATTATTCAACTTATTTAAAAGAAAGAGAACAGATCAAAATCCAGAACACCGTTCTGTCTGGAAGACTTTTTCCGATCCGGACGAGATTCGAACACTCCTTGAAAAATCCAAAGATCGTCCTCAATTAATTTACAAACACAGCAATCGCTGCAGTGTAAGTTTTATTACCAAAGATGAACTGGATTCAAATGCAGAGAAGATGAATCAATTTGCCGACTTATATATTGTTGATGTAATCCGGCAACGAGATATTTCAAATGCAGTTACTTCATTGCTAAAGATTCGTCATGAATCTCCTCAGGCTCTCCTCATAAAAGATGAAAATATTGTTTGGAAAGGATCTCATTGGGAGGTAAACAGCCAGGAAATTTTATCCTGCCTCAAACAGTAA
- a CDS encoding cytochrome c biogenesis protein CcdA: MEFVSFSFIQGVLAFLAPCAVALLPGYIVAFISRNSEGSPSLRKRLGRGFKLAMLSILGILVIYAIAGFLIIVAAQILKEYMKWITVGMGGLLTVLGFLMIIGKNISFSVNLRNPTERSEAVEALVFGIAYAIGALGCLFPLFLVVATQAMAAESVLEGASYIGAYFAGISSMMVGAILLSVFAKDLLMKYLRKILPHMERITGILLILAGIYVIYYQMVLF; encoded by the coding sequence ATGGAGTTTGTCTCATTTTCTTTCATACAGGGAGTTCTGGCTTTCCTGGCTCCTTGTGCGGTTGCATTATTACCAGGCTATATCGTGGCTTTTATCTCTCGAAATTCTGAGGGAAGCCCATCTCTTAGAAAAAGACTGGGACGAGGATTTAAACTGGCCATGCTTAGTATTTTGGGGATTCTGGTGATATACGCCATCGCGGGATTTTTGATTATTGTAGCCGCTCAGATTTTAAAGGAATACATGAAATGGATTACCGTGGGAATGGGCGGCCTGTTAACCGTTCTTGGATTTTTGATGATTATAGGAAAGAATATCTCTTTTTCGGTAAATCTGAGAAATCCAACGGAGAGATCAGAAGCCGTTGAAGCCCTTGTCTTTGGTATTGCCTATGCCATCGGAGCGTTGGGCTGCCTCTTTCCTCTCTTCCTTGTTGTTGCCACACAGGCGATGGCTGCTGAATCAGTTTTAGAAGGAGCTTCTTACATCGGAGCTTATTTTGCCGGCATCAGCAGTATGATGGTGGGTGCGATTCTTCTCTCCGTATTTGCCAAAGATCTTCTCATGAAATATCTGAGAAAAATTCTTCCCCACATGGAACGAATAACCGGCATACTGCTCATTTTGGCAGGAATCTATGTAATTTATTACCAGATGGTGCTTTTTTAA
- a CDS encoding TlpA disulfide reductase family protein: MFKSINIYSFVLFLTISAGLISSGFAQSSSNADLEKAPNFEVTTLEGNTVSLEQTIEENKPMIVYFTASWCPTCAKNWPVFSELYPEYKDDLNFISISIDPTDTKEVISNLVEEEGITYPSTWGHPNIMIDFGVQAQATTVGINRDGYIEFVKSNTALSKEEYQALFDQLVSAS, encoded by the coding sequence ATGTTCAAATCAATTAATATTTACTCTTTTGTACTCTTTTTAACTATATCTGCAGGCTTAATATCCTCCGGCTTTGCACAAAGCTCCTCAAACGCTGATTTAGAGAAAGCTCCCAACTTTGAGGTTACCACACTGGAAGGAAACACTGTGAGCCTCGAACAGACGATAGAAGAAAACAAACCGATGATTGTTTACTTCACGGCCTCATGGTGCCCGACCTGTGCAAAAAACTGGCCCGTCTTTTCAGAGCTCTATCCTGAGTACAAAGACGACCTGAACTTTATCTCCATCAGCATCGACCCGACCGATACTAAAGAAGTGATTTCCAACCTGGTTGAAGAGGAAGGCATCACCTATCCCTCAACCTGGGGCCATCCAAATATTATGATCGATTTTGGAGTACAAGCCCAGGCTACAACGGTCGGTATCAACCGGGACGGATACATTGAATTTGTTAAAAGCAATACTGCTCTCAGTAAAGAGGAATACCAGGCTTTGTTTGATCAGTTAGTAAGCGCATCATAA
- a CDS encoding thioredoxin fold domain-containing protein codes for MKKNIRSITVTLFTFLILIGPANLLGQDSSVSTPWIPFDQMVESNQDQPKKIMLFMEADWCSVCKRMKREVFPNPAIQTLLSDHFYPVRIDIESDEEIIFADERITKKELSKEFGIRGTPTIIFLDSDFSVIGNKVGYSDQKEFTTLLKFINEEEYNHTSFDKYQQNTH; via the coding sequence ATGAAGAAAAATATACGATCCATCACAGTTACACTTTTCACCTTCTTGATACTTATCGGTCCTGCAAACCTTTTGGGACAGGATAGCAGTGTCTCAACTCCCTGGATACCTTTCGATCAGATGGTTGAATCGAATCAAGATCAACCCAAAAAAATTATGCTCTTTATGGAGGCGGACTGGTGCAGCGTTTGCAAGCGCATGAAGCGAGAAGTTTTTCCGAACCCAGCTATTCAAACTCTTTTGAGCGATCATTTCTATCCGGTTCGAATTGATATTGAATCTGACGAAGAAATTATCTTTGCCGATGAACGAATCACAAAAAAAGAACTGAGCAAAGAATTTGGAATCCGGGGAACACCCACCATCATTTTTTTGGATAGTGATTTTTCGGTCATTGGCAATAAAGTCGGTTATTCAGATCAGAAAGAGTTTACTACACTTCTCAAATTTATAAACGAAGAGGAGTACAATCACACAAGTTTTGATAAATACCAGCAAAACACTCACTAA